The following proteins are co-located in the Echinicola sp. 20G genome:
- a CDS encoding DUF4861 domain-containing protein, which translates to MASCQAPKENNTEEVSFTVINAVDREDFVLEIPLTKIKEKNNDLDFENLSVQMSEENIPFEIDQISVSLLCLIPETKAGKDYELTIKTKSLDEPNFTIKKRTQAELSHKVGGEFQNRKYIGGEFKNVHELKVPQEHTDHSYFIRYEGPGWESDKVGYRFYLDWRNGIDVFGKKTPEMVLLGVGQDGFDSYHEPAGWGMDILKVGPSLGLGSIATWEDGKARRVDATDSLYVDIAQDGALRSTIKTNYYGWDIQNGKTDLLSTISIDAGSRMSKIELIASNGINNFCTGLIKSDKAPLKVSDQTKKFSYIASYGQQSLADDMLGIAVIFPTEQLQTITEDANSHVVVLNPENSKEISYYILAAWEQEPDGIKDEAAFYNYLAHQIDLLSKPAKIE; encoded by the coding sequence TTGGCTTCGTGTCAAGCTCCGAAAGAGAATAATACAGAAGAAGTGTCTTTTACAGTAATCAATGCTGTGGATAGGGAAGATTTTGTGTTAGAGATACCTCTAACGAAAATCAAGGAAAAGAACAATGACCTCGATTTTGAAAATTTAAGTGTTCAAATGAGCGAAGAAAATATTCCATTTGAGATAGATCAGATAAGCGTGTCTTTGCTTTGCCTCATTCCTGAGACAAAAGCAGGAAAAGATTATGAATTAACAATCAAAACCAAAAGTCTAGATGAACCCAACTTCACTATCAAAAAAAGAACTCAAGCAGAATTATCCCATAAAGTAGGAGGTGAGTTTCAAAACAGAAAATATATTGGAGGTGAATTTAAAAATGTCCATGAATTAAAAGTGCCTCAGGAACATACGGATCATTCTTATTTCATCCGTTATGAAGGCCCAGGTTGGGAATCTGATAAAGTAGGGTATAGGTTTTATTTGGACTGGAGAAATGGCATTGATGTATTTGGGAAAAAGACTCCCGAAATGGTGCTCCTAGGGGTAGGGCAAGATGGGTTTGACAGCTACCATGAACCTGCAGGCTGGGGAATGGACATTTTGAAAGTAGGTCCATCATTGGGACTCGGGTCAATTGCGACTTGGGAAGATGGCAAAGCAAGAAGAGTAGATGCAACGGACAGCCTGTATGTAGATATTGCTCAAGATGGAGCATTGAGGTCCACCATCAAAACCAATTATTATGGATGGGACATCCAAAATGGGAAGACCGATCTCCTCTCGACCATAAGCATTGATGCAGGTTCAAGAATGAGTAAGATAGAACTTATTGCCTCCAATGGCATCAATAACTTTTGCACTGGCTTGATCAAAAGTGACAAGGCTCCTTTAAAGGTTTCTGATCAAACCAAGAAATTCAGTTATATCGCAAGCTATGGGCAGCAAAGTTTAGCGGATGATATGCTAGGAATTGCCGTTATATTTCCAACAGAACAACTCCAAACCATCACTGAAGATGCCAACAGCCATGTTGTGGTTTTAAACCCAGAAAATAGTAAAGAAATCTCTTATTACATTTTAGCTGCTTGGGAGCAGGAACCTGATGGAATTAAAGATGAAGCAGCATTTTATAACTATTTAGCACATCAAATAGACCTTCTTTCAAAACCAGCCAAAATCGAATGA